The region CCCGGCCGCCTCGATGATCCGCGCCGCCTGATCCGAGCCGGTCAGGAAATACCCGGGCGCATCGTAACGGTTCAGCGGCTCGATCAGGATGGTGATGCCAAGGGGCCGCGCCAGCCGGCAGGCATGGTCCAGATTGGCCCGGAACGCCCGCTCGGCCGCCTGCCCCTCGGCAAAGCCCGCCATGACATGGACCGCAGGACAACCGATGGCAGCGGCATAATCCAGCGTGCGCCCGATCTCGGCCCGGGCCTCGGCTTCGCGGCCGGGCAGCGCGGACAGGCCATTCTCGCCCGGATTGCCGCGCCGGGTGTTGATGCCCAGCATCGGTAACCCGGTCTCGCGCAGTTCGGCCGCCACCTGTTCGGGCGGCACCTCGTGCGGCCAATGGCATTCGACGGCGTCAAAACCCGCACAAGCGGCAGCGCGAATCGCCTGCGGCAGCGGCAGATCCGCCCAAAGAAAGCCGAGATTGGCCGAAAACCGCATCATTTCACCTTAGCCGCACAGGCCAGCACCTCTGCGATCTTAACGTTCGAGCATTTTTTTATGGTATTTTTCGAGGAGAGCGAGACCTGCGAGGAGGAGGGTGAGGGCGATGGTGACGACATATGTCCGGCTGACATATGTTGCCTCGTATGTGGGGTAGAAGCCGCTGCGCATCAGGCCGACGCAATGGATCAGCGGGTTGTACCACAGCAGGTCCTGGGCCCGGGCGGGCATCTGGTCGTAGAGAAAGAACACCCCCGAGATCAGGAACAGCGGCCGGGTCAGGATATGCCAGACCCGCTCCCAGATCGGGAAGGCGGTCATCAGATAGCAGTTCAGCGTCCCCACCCCGGTGGCCAGCAGCGCCACCAGCAGCAGCGCCTCGAAGACCAGGGCCATGTCGACCGGACCGGGCAGCTGGAAGGCGACGAAAATGCCGCCGATCACGATGGCGATGACCGCGATATGGGTCAGCACGTTCAGAATCACCCGCGCCAGCAGCGCATCGATAAAGGTCACGCTGGGATAGGCCAGGAACGGCCGCGAGTAGCGGATCGAACTGGCGACCTTGTTGGTCAGGTTGTTGAACATGGCAAAGGGCAGGTAGCCGGTGGCATAGAACAGCGGAAAGTTCGACCCCAGCGCCGGGCTGCGCAGCGCCAGGCTGAACAACACCGTCAACAGCGCCACGCCCAGCACCGGCTCGAGCACCGCCCAGATATAGCCGCCGGCCGAGCGGCCATAAGTGGTGGCCATCTCGCGCAGCATCAGCGCCATCACGGTGCGCGGCATCCGCATCCGGGGGCCATTGCGGGCCGGCCGCAGCGGTGGGCGGATTTCAGGGGCGGTAATTTCAGGGGCGGTATCGGACATGTGAACGCAAACACTGGTCGGGACGGCTGGCAATATGTAACAACTGCGCCCGAAAGGTAAACCAGCGAAAGCGCACCTGCCCGTGAACACTCCCTCCACACCGGTCGGCGGCAAGGCCGGCCAGCCGGCCCAGCCGGTCGGCGGGCAGCAAAGCCAAGCCGCCCCGACATCCGACGCAACCCCCGCCCCCGCCCCGCAGGCGGCTGCTAGCGCATCGAAGCCGCAGGCTGCCGCGCCGCAAGCCGCGCCGGCCGCAGCACAAGCAACCCCTACGGCGTCCCCGCAGCCACCCGCCGGCGCGCAGCGCCCGTTCCAGGGCCAGCAGGGACTGGGCGCCAGGCCGCCCGCGGCCGGGCAGGAAAAACCCCCGGAGCCGCAGCAGGCCCCCCAGAAAGATCCGTTGCCGAAAGACCCGCCGAAAGACCCGCTGCCGCAAGGCCCCGGGCCGCAAGACCCCGGGCCGCAGGACGCGCAGCCGGATCAGGCCGCGCCCCCGCCCCGCCCGGCGGACAGCGCCAAGCCGCCGGCGCTGCGCCCGCAGGGCCAGCCGATCCCGGTCCGGCCCCTGAGCCCGCCCGCAATAAAACCCGCGGCAAAACCCACGGCGAAAGCCGTAGCGAAGCCGGCGGCAAAAGCCGGCGGCAAGGCGCTGGCCCGTCCCCGGGTCGTCCCCGCCCAGCCGCTGCGCCCGCCCGCCGCCATCGCCGAGCCAAAGCCCCGGCACTGGCTGATCCTGGGCTCTTTCCTGGTCCTGGTGATGCTGCCCAGCCTGATCTGGGCCGGCTACCTGTGGCTGCGCGCCAGCGACCAATATGTCTCGAGCGTCGGCTTTTCGGTGCGCCAGGAACAATCCACCCCCTCGATCGACCTTCTGGGCGGGCTGTCGCCGCTGACCGGCGGCGGCGGGGCATCGGACACCGATATCCTTTATGAATACATCCGCAGCCAGGACATGGTCGAAAAGATCGACGACCGGCTGGACCTGCGCACGCGCTTTTCGCGCGACTGGCCGCATGACTTCGTCTTTGCCTTCAACCCCGAGGCCCATATCGAGGACCTGACCGATTACTGGCAGCGCCAGGTCAAGGTGCTTTACGACAGCACCACCCAGCTGATCACGCTGAAGGTCAGCGCCTTTACCCCCCAGGACGCCCAGGCCATCGCCGCCGCCGTGTTCCAGGAAAGCTCGGACAAGATCAATGAGCTGTCGACCATCGCCCAGGGCGATGCCACGCGGCTGGCCAAGGGCGAGCTGGACAAGGCCCGCACCGAACTGACCGAGACGCGCCAGGCCATGACCGCATTCCGCATGCGCTCGCAGATCGTCGACCCGCAGGCGGACCTTGCCGGGCAGATGGGGGTGCTGAGCGGGTTGCAGGCGCAGCTGGCCGAGGTGCTGGTCGCCCACGACCTACTTTTGGACAACGCCCAGCCCACCGACCACCGCGTGACCCAGTCCCAGCAAAAGATCGACGCGCTGCGCCGGCTGATCGACGCCGAGCGCTCCAAGTTCGGCGCCGAGGGCCAGGGGCCGGCGGGCGAAAGCTATGCCCAGTTGATGGCGGAATACGAAAAGCTGGCCGTGGACCGCGAATTCGCCGAGGGCGCCTATCGCTCGGCCCGCATCGCCTATGAAACGGCGCTGGCCGATGCGCAGCGCCAGGCGCGCTATCTGGCCGCCCATATCGAGCCCAAGGTGGCGCAAAGCGCGACCCAGCCGAATCGGGCCTGGCTGTGGGCGATGATCACCGGCATGCTGCTGGCGGGCTGGTCGATCATGGTGCTGATCTATTACAGCGTCCGCGACCGCCGCTAGATCCATGATCGTGCTGGAAAACCTGACCAAGGTCTATCGGCTGAAGGGGCGCGAGACGCGGGTGGCGGACCGCATCGACGCGGTGTTCCCGACCGGCGCCTCGGTCGGGCTTCTGGGCCGCAACGGCGCGGGGAAATCGACGCTCTTGCGGATGATCGCCGGCACCGTCTCGCCGACCTCGGGGCGGGTGCTCTCGGATGGCACCATCTCCTGGCCCGTGGGCTTCGCCGGCAGTTTCCATGGCGAGCTGACCGGGGCGCAGAACGTGCGTTTCGTGGCGCGCATCTATGGCGTCGATACCGCCGAGCTGGTCGATTACGTCGAGGACTTCGCCGAGCTTGGCCAGCATTACCACCAGCCCTTC is a window of Paracoccus methylovorus DNA encoding:
- a CDS encoding ABC transporter ATP-binding protein; this translates as MIVLENLTKVYRLKGRETRVADRIDAVFPTGASVGLLGRNGAGKSTLLRMIAGTVSPTSGRVLSDGTISWPVGFAGSFHGELTGAQNVRFVARIYGVDTAELVDYVEDFAELGQHYHQPFGSYSSGMRSRLAMGTSMGIHFDTYLVDEVTSVGDANFRAKSQRVFAERMARSSAVVVSHSMGMIRKMCNMGAVLDRGNLYTFENIEDAIKMHEYILKVPEGGAS
- a CDS encoding ABC transporter permease produces the protein MPRTVMALMLREMATTYGRSAGGYIWAVLEPVLGVALLTVLFSLALRSPALGSNFPLFYATGYLPFAMFNNLTNKVASSIRYSRPFLAYPSVTFIDALLARVILNVLTHIAVIAIVIGGIFVAFQLPGPVDMALVFEALLLVALLATGVGTLNCYLMTAFPIWERVWHILTRPLFLISGVFFLYDQMPARAQDLLWYNPLIHCVGLMRSGFYPTYEATYVSRTYVVTIALTLLLAGLALLEKYHKKMLER
- a CDS encoding hydroxypyruvate isomerase family protein — its product is MMRFSANLGFLWADLPLPQAIRAAACAGFDAVECHWPHEVPPEQVAAELRETGLPMLGINTRRGNPGENGLSALPGREAEARAEIGRTLDYAAAIGCPAVHVMAGFAEGQAAERAFRANLDHACRLARPLGITILIEPLNRYDAPGYFLTGSDQAARIIEAAGHDNLRLMFDCYHLQIMEGDISRRLRAHRDILGHVQIASVPDRGAPDRGELDYRHICAVLEDLGWTRPIGAEYRPDRPTDETLGWLHERRLVAKQARVG
- a CDS encoding capsule biosynthesis protein, with protein sequence MNTPSTPVGGKAGQPAQPVGGQQSQAAPTSDATPAPAPQAAASASKPQAAAPQAAPAAAQATPTASPQPPAGAQRPFQGQQGLGARPPAAGQEKPPEPQQAPQKDPLPKDPPKDPLPQGPGPQDPGPQDAQPDQAAPPPRPADSAKPPALRPQGQPIPVRPLSPPAIKPAAKPTAKAVAKPAAKAGGKALARPRVVPAQPLRPPAAIAEPKPRHWLILGSFLVLVMLPSLIWAGYLWLRASDQYVSSVGFSVRQEQSTPSIDLLGGLSPLTGGGGASDTDILYEYIRSQDMVEKIDDRLDLRTRFSRDWPHDFVFAFNPEAHIEDLTDYWQRQVKVLYDSTTQLITLKVSAFTPQDAQAIAAAVFQESSDKINELSTIAQGDATRLAKGELDKARTELTETRQAMTAFRMRSQIVDPQADLAGQMGVLSGLQAQLAEVLVAHDLLLDNAQPTDHRVTQSQQKIDALRRLIDAERSKFGAEGQGPAGESYAQLMAEYEKLAVDREFAEGAYRSARIAYETALADAQRQARYLAAHIEPKVAQSATQPNRAWLWAMITGMLLAGWSIMVLIYYSVRDRR